A region from the Longimicrobiales bacterium genome encodes:
- a CDS encoding response regulator: protein MTAERQNVAARASTRVARPAEQPQPVPGADARVSSILVVDDEPLARQMFSDLLEAQGFRVVTVARGEEAFGFLKEVDLILLDAMLPGRDGWAICREIKDRHDAMMPIIMVTARTAPDDVVRTFAAGADDYVAKPFHVAELTARIESRLRVHRAEVALKRANQQLRDLADQNYELYERARADAEERALLLKELDHRVRNNLSVIMGLLSMERNRRPPRPSDEALSSLEHRLRSFLLVHDALRRQNYRGVPAREIVEKLSQRLRSAWDPDRRVDVTLEGDVGSLDERRGFALALALNELITNAFRHGFPDHHEIAGNRHGSLVIRLERTGDRARLQVADNGIGSASARQPDKVIGSGRSIVNALVKDELDGTVDFDSTESGTTVTIEFPLT, encoded by the coding sequence ATGACCGCTGAGAGGCAGAATGTCGCAGCGCGTGCATCGACGCGCGTTGCCAGGCCTGCCGAGCAGCCCCAGCCCGTGCCCGGGGCGGACGCGCGTGTCAGCTCCATTCTCGTCGTCGACGACGAGCCCCTCGCGCGCCAGATGTTCTCCGATCTGCTCGAGGCCCAGGGGTTCCGCGTCGTGACCGTGGCGCGAGGCGAGGAGGCATTCGGATTCCTGAAGGAAGTCGACCTCATCCTGCTCGACGCCATGCTCCCCGGCCGCGATGGCTGGGCCATCTGCCGTGAGATCAAGGATCGGCACGATGCGATGATGCCGATCATCATGGTCACTGCCCGTACTGCTCCGGACGACGTGGTGCGAACGTTCGCGGCCGGCGCCGACGACTACGTCGCCAAGCCGTTCCACGTGGCCGAGCTGACCGCCCGCATCGAGTCGCGCCTGCGAGTGCACCGTGCCGAAGTTGCGCTCAAGCGCGCCAACCAGCAGCTCCGCGACCTCGCCGACCAGAACTATGAGCTCTACGAGCGCGCACGTGCCGATGCGGAAGAGCGCGCGCTCCTGCTCAAGGAGCTCGACCACCGGGTACGCAACAACCTCTCGGTGATCATGGGTCTGCTCAGCATGGAACGGAACCGGCGCCCGCCGCGACCTTCCGACGAGGCCCTTTCCAGCCTCGAGCACCGGCTCCGTTCATTCCTGCTCGTGCATGATGCGCTTAGGCGCCAGAACTATCGCGGCGTCCCCGCGCGCGAGATCGTGGAAAAGCTGTCCCAGCGCCTGCGCAGTGCCTGGGACCCCGATCGGCGTGTCGATGTCACGCTCGAGGGCGATGTCGGGAGCCTCGATGAGCGCCGCGGCTTCGCCCTCGCTCTCGCCCTCAACGAGCTGATCACCAATGCGTTCCGGCACGGATTCCCCGATCACCACGAGATCGCCGGCAACCGCCACGGCAGCCTGGTGATCCGGCTCGAGAGGACCGGAGACCGTGCACGCCTCCAGGTCGCCGACAACGGCATCGGCTCCGCTTCCGCCAGACAGCCCGACAAGGTCATCGGCAGCGGCCGCTCCATCGTCAACGCTCTCGTCAAGGACGAGCTCGACGGCACCGTCGATTTCGATTCCACCGAGAGCGGCACCACCGTCACGATCGAGTTTCCACTGACGTGA
- a CDS encoding response regulator, whose amino-acid sequence MSESLRVLIADDESLHNLALASQLETLGHQVVATAANGREAVELARETRPDLAFLDIRMPAMTGPEAAHEIAADRPIPMIILSAYSDSRTVDEAIKAPVFHYLVKPVDPDDLAPAIAVARARFDEWLDARRQRDMLELRLEERKIIERAKGLLMESRRLSERDAYRFLQKTSQDKNTPMVDLARKILLAAPLLQKE is encoded by the coding sequence ATGAGTGAATCGCTCCGGGTCCTGATCGCCGACGACGAGTCGCTGCACAACCTCGCACTCGCCAGTCAGCTGGAGACACTCGGCCATCAGGTCGTGGCCACCGCGGCCAACGGGCGGGAAGCCGTCGAGCTCGCGCGTGAGACACGCCCCGATCTCGCATTCCTCGACATTCGCATGCCGGCGATGACCGGTCCGGAGGCCGCTCACGAGATTGCGGCCGATCGTCCCATTCCCATGATCATCCTGTCCGCCTACAGCGACTCGCGCACCGTGGATGAGGCGATCAAGGCGCCGGTCTTCCACTACCTGGTAAAGCCGGTCGACCCCGATGACCTCGCTCCGGCGATCGCCGTCGCACGTGCACGTTTCGACGAGTGGCTCGATGCACGCCGACAGCGCGACATGCTCGAGCTGCGACTCGAAGAGCGCAAGATCATCGAGCGAGCCAAGGGGCTGCTCATGGAATCACGCCGCCTCAGCGAACGCGATGCGTACCGCTTCCTGCAGAAGACCAGCCAGGACAAGAATACGCCAATGGTCGACCTCGCGCGCAAGATTCTCCTCGCCGCTCCATTACTGCAGAAGGAGTAA